Below is a window of Gemmatimonadota bacterium DNA.
ACCGCAACAGGCGTTCAAGAACGCGGACAAAACGTCCACATTTGTCAGGGCGACATAACCCGCATAGAAGATGGCAAACGCCTCGTAGATACCACACTCGAAGCCTTTGGCCGCCTCGACATGCTCGTCAACAACGCCGGCATTGCCCCCCGCGTGCGCGCCGACATACTCGAAGCCACGCCAGAAAGCTATGAAGACGTCATGAACACCAACCTCAAAGGCCCCTACTTTTTGACCCAATACGCGGCAAACCACATGATCACACTCAAACAACAGGGAAAAATACAAACACCGCGCATCGTCGTCATCACCTCCATATCGGCCTACACCTCTTCAACAGCGCGCGGCGAATACTGCGTCTCAAAAGCTGGCCTGAGCATGATGACGCGCCTATTTGCCGACCGGCTCGCAGAACACGGCATCCCCGTCAATGAAATCCAGCCGGGCATCATCCAGACCGACATGACAGGACCCGTAAAAGAAAAATACGACC
It encodes the following:
- a CDS encoding 3-ketoacyl-ACP reductase translates to MPAALVTGSSRGIGRGIAFCLADAGYDILVNYAGNLTAAEETATGVQERGQNVHICQGDITRIEDGKRLVDTTLEAFGRLDMLVNNAGIAPRVRADILEATPESYEDVMNTNLKGPYFLTQYAANHMITLKQQGKIQTPRIVVITSISAYTSSTARGEYCVSKAGLSMMTRLFADRLAEHGIPVNEIQPGIIQTDMTGPVKEKYDHLIADGLTPIRRWGQPEDIGKAVAAIGLGYFDFTTGAAIPVDGGFHMHRL